The following are encoded in a window of Sminthopsis crassicaudata isolate SCR6 chromosome 3, ASM4859323v1, whole genome shotgun sequence genomic DNA:
- the LOC141562483 gene encoding olfactory receptor 51B5-like, whose product MWYNTSLSPFLLTGFPGLEAVHHWISIPFFVVYFSVILGNGTLLFLIKDDHGLHEPMYYFLAMLAATDLLVTLTTMPTVLGVLWLNYREIHFKVCFSQAYFIHSLSIVESGVLLAMAYDRFIAICNPLRYRSILTNSRVVKIGVGALLRGFILVAPPIVPLHWFPYCHSHVLSHAFCLHQDVIKLACADITFNRIYPMVLVSFTFFLDSLIIIFSYILILKTVMSIASGEERTKALNTCISHICCVLVFYVTVIGLSLIHRFGKHAPHVVHITMSYVYFLFPPFMNPIIYSVKTKQIRNGILRKFSLPRLRP is encoded by the coding sequence ATGTGGTATAATACAAGTTTATCCCCCTTTCTTCTGACTGGATTCCCAGGCCTAGAAGCAGTTCATCATTGGATTTCTATCCCCTTCTTTGTTGTATACTTCTCGGTGATTCTTGGCAATGGTACCCTCCTCTTTCTCATCAAGGATGACCATGGTCTCCATGAACCCATGTATTACTTCCTGGCCATGCTGGCGGCTACAGACCTTTTAGTGACCCTAACCACAATGCCCACAGTTCTGGGAGTCCTGTGGCTGAATTACAGGGAGATTCACTTTAAAGTCTGCTTCTCCCAGGCTTACTTCATCCACTCCCTCTCTATAGTGGAGTCAGGGGTCTTGCTCGCCATGGCTTATGACCGTTTCATTGCCATCTGCAATCCACTAAGATATAGGTCTATCCTCACCAACTCCAGAGTGGTAAAAATTGGCGTTGGGGCATTGCTGAGGGGCTTCATATTAGTGGCACCGCCAATTGTCCCCCTACACTGGTTCCCTTACTGCCATTCCCATGTTCTCTCCCATGCCTTCTGCCTCCACCAGGATGTCATCAAGCTGGCCTGCGCAGACATCACTTTCAATCGCATCTATCCTATGGTTCTGGTTTCATTTACCTTCTTCCTGGACTCCctgataattattttctcatatatacTGATTCTGAAGACAGTTATGAGCATTGCCTCTGGAGAGGAGCGGACCAAGGCCCTAAATACCTGTATCTCCCACATTTGTTGTGTCTTAGTTTTCTATGTCACAGTGATTGGTTTATCTCTTATTCATAGATTTGGGAAACATGCTCCACATGTGGTCCACATAACTATGAGCTAtgtctatttccttttccctccatttatGAATCCAATTATCTATAGTGTTAAGACCAAACAGATCAGGAATGGTATACTCCGCAAGTTCTCTCTGCCCAGATTAAGGCCTTAG